Proteins encoded within one genomic window of Pygocentrus nattereri isolate fPygNat1 chromosome 7, fPygNat1.pri, whole genome shotgun sequence:
- the LOC119263718 gene encoding uncharacterized protein LOC119263718: MKELLIATFLIMLSTSLQKESPGDVSPAEIFLVKSKVKEGQEVKFQCKVTDVRTKRVYAHLCASGTTVKTAELEKTKDGVMFVFDKVTVKDSGLYTCVYSLEKDAACKMNIIGFNSASLEVSKGPGDVSPAEIFVANSKVKEGQEVKFKCKVTDVRAQMVYVHLCASGTTVKIAELEETKDDVMFVFDKVTVKDSGLYTCVYSLEKDAACKMNIIGRNSASLEVSDILPAKITGEKSSLREGEDLTLTCSITGHQSCSEVYVYLCLNGIGNSTRTVNCSIKSTTTTFLLKNVKQQQSGNYSCVYSTSNYSLSEVRKTGENSIYVEVHDHQISNLQWHINFTRILISVGVILFACIIVIFDIMTTGHIFVRAPMT, translated from the exons ATGAAGGAACTGCTGATTGCGACAT TCTTGATCATGTTGTCCACGTCTCTTCAAAAAG AAAGTCCTGGTGATGTAAGTCCAGCGGAGATTTTTCTTGTGAAGTCCAAGGTGAAGGAAGGTCAAGAAGTGAAATTTCAGTGCAAAGTTACTGATGTGAGAACAAAGAGGGTTTATGCGCACCTCTGCGCGAGTGGTACCACAGTGAAGACAGCAGAActtgaaaaaactaaagatgGTGTAATGTTTGTCTTTGACAAAGTTACTGTGAAAGATTCAGGCTTGTACACCTGCGTTTATTCTTTGGAGAAAGATGCTGCATGTAAGATGAATATAATAGGATTTAACTCAGCCTCACTGGAAGTTTCTA AAGGTCCTGGTGATGTAAGTCCAGCAGAGATATTTGTTGCTAACTCCAAGGTGAAGGAAGGTCAAGAAGTGAAATTTAAGTGCAAAGTTACTGATGTGAGAGCACAGATGGTTTATGTGCACCTCTGCGCGAGTGGTACCACAGTGAAGATAGCAGAACTTGAAGAAACTAAAGATGATGTAATGTTTGTCTTTGACAAAGTTACTGTGAAAGATTCAGGCTTGTACACCTGCGTTTATTCTTTGGAGAAAGATGCTGCATGTAAGATGAATATAATAGGACGTAACTCAGCCTCACTGGAAGTTTCTG ACATTTTGCCAGCGAAGATTACAGGAGAAAAGAGCTCTTTAAGAGAGGGTGAAGACCTGACGCTGACGTGCAGCATCACAGGGCATCAAAGCTGCTCTGAAGTCTATGTTTACTTGTGTTTAAATGGAATCGGGAACAGCACCAGGACAGTGAACTGTAGCATTAAATCTACTACTACAACATTCCTTctaaaaaatgtcaaacaaCAACAGTCTGGTAACTATAGCTGTGTGTATTCGACTTCTAATTACTCTCTCAGTGAGGTGAGAAAGACTGGAGAAAACTCCATCTATGTTGAAGTGCATG ATCACCAAATCAGCAATCTACAGTGGCATATCAATTTTACCAGAATATTGATCTCAGTAGGAGTCATTCTTTTTGCATGTATAATAGTAATTTTTGACATCATGACAACAGGGCATATCTTTGTCCGAGCACCAATGACCTGA
- the LOC119263739 gene encoding uncharacterized protein LOC119263739 isoform X2 — protein sequence MKELLIATFLIMLSTSLQKEGPGDVSPAEIFLVKSKVTEGQEVKFQCKVTDVRTKRVYVHLCASGTTVKTAELEKTKDGVMFVFDKVTVKDSGLYTCVYSLEKDAACKMNIIGRNSASLEVSKGPGDVSPAEIFVANSKVKEGQQVKFKCKVTDVRAQMVYVHLCASGTTVKIAELEQTKNDVMFVFDKVTVKDSGLYTCVYSLEKDAACKMNIIGRNSASLEVSDILPAKITAAKSSLREGEGLTLTCSITGHQSCSEVYVYLCLNGIGNRNRTVNCNIKSTTTTFLLKNVKQQQSGNYSCVYSTSNYSLSEVRKTGENSIYVEVHDLISEDGGLSNAIILLIVAVAFALGIFMFLPCRHIITLRLYQNPDTSASPDSDLYYCEITPGEHPVDQSHQPCSAGQPCHTVNAVYSTVQKCKGKEGKNAKSFNSSSETPAAYSLAQWCEETTEQPAGYYAEIH from the exons ATGAAGGAACTGCTGATTGCGACAT TCTTGATCATGTTGTCCACGTCCCTTCAAAAAG AAGGTCCTGGTGATGTAAGTCCAGCGGAGATTTTTCTTGTGAAGTCCAAGGTGACGGAAGGTCAAGAAGTGAAATTTCAGTGCAAAGTTACTGATGTGAGAACAAAGAGGGTTTATGTGCACCTCTGCGCGAGTGGTACCACAGTGAAGACAGCAGAActtgaaaaaactaaagatgGTGTAATGTTTGTCTTTGACAAAGTTACTGTGAAAGATTCAGGCTTGTACACCTGCGTTTATTCTTTGGAGAAAGATGCTGCATGTAAGATGAATATAATAGGACGTAACTCAGCCTCACTGGAAGTTTCTA AAGGTCCTGGTGATGTAAGTCCAGCAGAGATATTTGTTGCTAACTCCAAGGTGAAGGAAGGTCAACAAGTGAAATTTAAGTGCAAAGTTACTGATGTGAGAGCACAGATGGTTTATGTGCACCTCTGCGCGAGTGGTACCACAGTGAAGATAGCAGAACTTGAACAAACtaaaaatgatgtaatgttTGTCTTTGACAAAGTTACTGTGAAAGATTCAGGCTTGTACACCTGCGTTTATTCTTTGGAGAAAGATGCTGCATGTAAGATGAATATAATAGGACGTAACTCAGCCTCACTGGAAGTTTCTG ACATTTTGCCAGCGAAGATTACAGCAGCAAAGAGCTCTTTAAGAGAGGGTGAAGGCCTGACACTGACGTGCAGCATCACAGGGCATCAAAGCTGCTCTGAAGTCTATGTTTACTTGTGTTTAAATGGAATcgggaacagaaacaggacaGTGAACTGTAACATTAAGTCTACTACTACAACATTCCTTctaaaaaatgtcaaacaaCAACAGTCTGGTAACTATAGCTGTGTGTATTCGACTTCTAATTACTCTCTCAGTGAGGTGAGAAAGACTGGAGAAAACTCCATCTATGTTGAAGTGCATG acCTTATATCTGAAGATGGAGGGCTGTCTAATGCTATAATACTTTTAATAGTTGCAGTAGCATTTGCACTGggaatatttatgtttttaccaTGCCGACACATTATTACGTTGA GATTGTACCAGAATCCTGACACAAG TGCCAGTCCAGACAGTGACCTGTACTACTGTGAAATAACCCCAG GTGAACATCCTGTGGATCAAAGTCATCAGCC ATGTTCAGCAGGACAGCCCTGTCACACTGTAAATGCTGTATATTCCACAGTACAAAAATGCAAAG GCAAGGaaggaaaaaatgcaaaaag TTTCAACTCCAGCAGTGAAACCCCTGCGGCTTACAGCTTAGCACAGTGGTGTG
- the LOC119263739 gene encoding uncharacterized protein LOC119263739 isoform X3 encodes MTTHILFILSHLSVLIMLSTSLQKEGPGDVSPAEIFLVKSKVTEGQEVKFQCKVTDVRTKRVYVHLCASGTTVKTAELEKTKDGVMFVFDKVTVKDSGLYTCVYSLEKDAACKMNIIGRNSASLEVSKGPGDVSPAEIFVANSKVKEGQQVKFKCKVTDVRAQMVYVHLCASGTTVKIAELEQTKNDVMFVFDKVTVKDSGLYTCVYSLEKDAACKMNIIGRNSASLEVSDILPAKITAAKSSLREGEGLTLTCSITGHQSCSEVYVYLCLNGIGNRNRTVNCNIKSTTTTFLLKNVKQQQSDLISEDGGLSNAIILLIVAVAFALGIFMFLPCRHIITLRLYQNPDTSASPDSDLYYCEITPGEHPVDQSHQPCSAGQPCHTVNAVYSTVQKCKGKEGKNAKSFNSSSETPAAYSLAQWCEETTEQPAGYYAEIH; translated from the exons ATGACAACTCACATACTGTTTATTCTTTCTCATTTATCAGTCTTGATCATGTTGTCCACGTCCCTTCAAAAAG AAGGTCCTGGTGATGTAAGTCCAGCGGAGATTTTTCTTGTGAAGTCCAAGGTGACGGAAGGTCAAGAAGTGAAATTTCAGTGCAAAGTTACTGATGTGAGAACAAAGAGGGTTTATGTGCACCTCTGCGCGAGTGGTACCACAGTGAAGACAGCAGAActtgaaaaaactaaagatgGTGTAATGTTTGTCTTTGACAAAGTTACTGTGAAAGATTCAGGCTTGTACACCTGCGTTTATTCTTTGGAGAAAGATGCTGCATGTAAGATGAATATAATAGGACGTAACTCAGCCTCACTGGAAGTTTCTA AAGGTCCTGGTGATGTAAGTCCAGCAGAGATATTTGTTGCTAACTCCAAGGTGAAGGAAGGTCAACAAGTGAAATTTAAGTGCAAAGTTACTGATGTGAGAGCACAGATGGTTTATGTGCACCTCTGCGCGAGTGGTACCACAGTGAAGATAGCAGAACTTGAACAAACtaaaaatgatgtaatgttTGTCTTTGACAAAGTTACTGTGAAAGATTCAGGCTTGTACACCTGCGTTTATTCTTTGGAGAAAGATGCTGCATGTAAGATGAATATAATAGGACGTAACTCAGCCTCACTGGAAGTTTCTG ACATTTTGCCAGCGAAGATTACAGCAGCAAAGAGCTCTTTAAGAGAGGGTGAAGGCCTGACACTGACGTGCAGCATCACAGGGCATCAAAGCTGCTCTGAAGTCTATGTTTACTTGTGTTTAAATGGAATcgggaacagaaacaggacaGTGAACTGTAACATTAAGTCTACTACTACAACATTCCTTctaaaaaatgtcaaacaaCAACAGTCTG acCTTATATCTGAAGATGGAGGGCTGTCTAATGCTATAATACTTTTAATAGTTGCAGTAGCATTTGCACTGggaatatttatgtttttaccaTGCCGACACATTATTACGTTGA GATTGTACCAGAATCCTGACACAAG TGCCAGTCCAGACAGTGACCTGTACTACTGTGAAATAACCCCAG GTGAACATCCTGTGGATCAAAGTCATCAGCC ATGTTCAGCAGGACAGCCCTGTCACACTGTAAATGCTGTATATTCCACAGTACAAAAATGCAAAG GCAAGGaaggaaaaaatgcaaaaag TTTCAACTCCAGCAGTGAAACCCCTGCGGCTTACAGCTTAGCACAGTGGTGTG
- the LOC119263739 gene encoding uncharacterized protein LOC119263739 isoform X1, translating into MTTHILFILSHLSVLIMLSTSLQKEGPGDVSPAEIFLVKSKVTEGQEVKFQCKVTDVRTKRVYVHLCASGTTVKTAELEKTKDGVMFVFDKVTVKDSGLYTCVYSLEKDAACKMNIIGRNSASLEVSKGPGDVSPAEIFVANSKVKEGQQVKFKCKVTDVRAQMVYVHLCASGTTVKIAELEQTKNDVMFVFDKVTVKDSGLYTCVYSLEKDAACKMNIIGRNSASLEVSDILPAKITAAKSSLREGEGLTLTCSITGHQSCSEVYVYLCLNGIGNRNRTVNCNIKSTTTTFLLKNVKQQQSGNYSCVYSTSNYSLSEVRKTGENSIYVEVHDLISEDGGLSNAIILLIVAVAFALGIFMFLPCRHIITLRLYQNPDTSASPDSDLYYCEITPGEHPVDQSHQPCSAGQPCHTVNAVYSTVQKCKGKEGKNAKSFNSSSETPAAYSLAQWCEETTEQPAGYYAEIH; encoded by the exons ATGACAACTCACATACTGTTTATTCTTTCTCATTTATCAGTCTTGATCATGTTGTCCACGTCCCTTCAAAAAG AAGGTCCTGGTGATGTAAGTCCAGCGGAGATTTTTCTTGTGAAGTCCAAGGTGACGGAAGGTCAAGAAGTGAAATTTCAGTGCAAAGTTACTGATGTGAGAACAAAGAGGGTTTATGTGCACCTCTGCGCGAGTGGTACCACAGTGAAGACAGCAGAActtgaaaaaactaaagatgGTGTAATGTTTGTCTTTGACAAAGTTACTGTGAAAGATTCAGGCTTGTACACCTGCGTTTATTCTTTGGAGAAAGATGCTGCATGTAAGATGAATATAATAGGACGTAACTCAGCCTCACTGGAAGTTTCTA AAGGTCCTGGTGATGTAAGTCCAGCAGAGATATTTGTTGCTAACTCCAAGGTGAAGGAAGGTCAACAAGTGAAATTTAAGTGCAAAGTTACTGATGTGAGAGCACAGATGGTTTATGTGCACCTCTGCGCGAGTGGTACCACAGTGAAGATAGCAGAACTTGAACAAACtaaaaatgatgtaatgttTGTCTTTGACAAAGTTACTGTGAAAGATTCAGGCTTGTACACCTGCGTTTATTCTTTGGAGAAAGATGCTGCATGTAAGATGAATATAATAGGACGTAACTCAGCCTCACTGGAAGTTTCTG ACATTTTGCCAGCGAAGATTACAGCAGCAAAGAGCTCTTTAAGAGAGGGTGAAGGCCTGACACTGACGTGCAGCATCACAGGGCATCAAAGCTGCTCTGAAGTCTATGTTTACTTGTGTTTAAATGGAATcgggaacagaaacaggacaGTGAACTGTAACATTAAGTCTACTACTACAACATTCCTTctaaaaaatgtcaaacaaCAACAGTCTGGTAACTATAGCTGTGTGTATTCGACTTCTAATTACTCTCTCAGTGAGGTGAGAAAGACTGGAGAAAACTCCATCTATGTTGAAGTGCATG acCTTATATCTGAAGATGGAGGGCTGTCTAATGCTATAATACTTTTAATAGTTGCAGTAGCATTTGCACTGggaatatttatgtttttaccaTGCCGACACATTATTACGTTGA GATTGTACCAGAATCCTGACACAAG TGCCAGTCCAGACAGTGACCTGTACTACTGTGAAATAACCCCAG GTGAACATCCTGTGGATCAAAGTCATCAGCC ATGTTCAGCAGGACAGCCCTGTCACACTGTAAATGCTGTATATTCCACAGTACAAAAATGCAAAG GCAAGGaaggaaaaaatgcaaaaag TTTCAACTCCAGCAGTGAAACCCCTGCGGCTTACAGCTTAGCACAGTGGTGTG